Within the Zea mays cultivar B73 chromosome 10, Zm-B73-REFERENCE-NAM-5.0, whole genome shotgun sequence genome, the region ACCCCTAGGGGAATACCTCTTTCCTTTCTTGATAAAATGACACGCAGTTCTGCTGCGTGTTTCAAAAAAAATATTTTTGTCAAACTATAAGATCAAAACAAAAGATCAATAACTTGTTTCAATGTTAGTTCTATACATCTCTTTGCATGTGTATCACCAACTCTACAATGAAATTCCTCATGGAGAAATGGTGCTCGATctgtcactattcactaccttAACAAAGTTCTTATGTGGCTGGTCCTTAATGACTTCTGCTGATGAAGTAGCCAGGATTCGAAACCCCAAACAGTACTACTGAAAGTAGCTGGTTCTGCAAATTAGCAAAGTACTTAATTTCAGTTACAATTTACAAGAGAAGGTTCTTGATGGTTTTAACTGATTTAGCTGGTTTGATGTAACATTGTCACAAGGACATACAGAAATTCAGAGGAAATCATGTCTTTTTTCCAATCATCTCTTGACTTAAATCATTATGTGCAATCAGCATTTAAATCAAATAATACATTTGACTGTTCGGTTATGGGAACCATCTGAAAATGTTTTGTCTATTTCTTTTCTGATGCAGGAATGTTTCTTCTATCATTGATGGCTAATGGGTCGTTAGAAGAGCACAAAGATTTATATCTCCAATGATCCTGTCACGGTGGCTCAAATGCACTGCTGAATGGTTCAGGCACAGTAAGGATTTATCGCGGGAAGTTCCTTCTTGCAACTACTCCGTACTCGCTTCAGTTCACCATGATGACTCAAGCGGTGATGAAAGGCTGAATTATGCTTCTGATAATGAGCCTATCCAGAAACAGCAGAAGTCTTTGAGCTCTTACAGTGTTGTGCAGGCTCTCCGCTGCCTAAGGAGGAAGCCTGCAGTTGCATTTGCCTACTTTAAAGATATACATAGCCTTGGTTTTAACCATGACTTCTCAACCTACTCAGAGATCATACAAATTTTATCCCATTCATTCCAGGGGAAGATGTTGGTATCCTTGTTTTGTGAGATTCTTTCGGGAACTGCTAATGGTGACCCAGAAATCTTAACACTTATTGGTCACTTGAGCAAAACTTGTGCCACTTCTCACATACTCTCATATGCAGTCAATTGCTTAATCAAGGCATACACTAACAGCCACGACGTACAAGAAACAGTAGAGATGTTTTGTCACCTTTGCAGGCTTGGATTTGTTCCTACACTTTGGGCTTGCAGTTTCCTTATCAAATTTGTATCCCAGAGTGGTGATTCAGATATGGTTGTTAGAGCTTATGATCAAATGAAGTGCTTTCAGTTGATGCTGGATACTCAATCATTGAACATAGTCATTAGGTCGTTTTTTGAAGTAAATAAGGCAGAAGAATCATTTCAAGTGTGGGTTAGGATGATTGAAATGGGAATGAAACCTGATGCACATGGATACTCATCATTTATAATTGGCCTTTGTGATTGTGGAAAGTACGATCTAGCTTATAACATGGTAAGCAAATACACTGTTCTTCATGAGATCACCCAGGAAAGGGTTGCAATTGAGTCCATCGCTTATAATATGGTAATTGATGGACTATGCAAAGAAATGAAACTGGAGGAGGCTGAAAAAGTCTTGGACATCAAGACCAGACATGGATCTACCCCTGATCTATATGGTTATAGCTATCTCATTCGTAGTTATTGCAAAATGGGTAACTTAGAAAAGGTGTGGCATTATATTGAAGCCATGGTATCCCATGGCATCGAGATAAATTGTTACATTGTTGGTTACCTTCTACAGTGCCTCAAGAAGCTAGGCATGATATCTGAAGTTATTGTTCACTTCCAGAAATTTAGAGATCTAGGACTCCATCTTGACGGCGTTCTTTATAACATTGCTATGGATGCTTATTGCAAGCTTGGGAACATGAATGAGGCAGTTAAGCTACTAACTGAAATGATGGCGGGAGGTTTGGTCCCAGACAAAATCCACTATACATGCCTGATCAATGGTTATTGTCTGAAAGGAGAAATGGAAAATGCCTGGCAAGTATTTGAGCAGATGCTGAAGGAAAATGTAAAACCAGATGTAGTAACATATAACATATTGGCCAGTGGGTATAGCAGGAATGGCACTGTTATTAAGGTATATGACCTTCTTGAGCACATGATGAATCAAGGGTTGGAGCCTAATTCACTCACCTATGGTGTAGCTATTACTAGTTTTTGTAGAGGAGGCAACTTGAGCGAAGCAGAGGTATTATTTAATATAGTAGAAGAAAAAGGGATAGATAATATTGAACTGCTGTACAGTTCTATGGTTTGTGGTTATTTGCACTCGGGCTGGACTGACCATGCTCACGCACTTTTTCTTAGAGTTGCTAAACAAGGAAATATGGTGGATCAATTTTCATGTTCAAAATTGATAAATGGCCTCTGCATAGATGAAAAGGTTGAGGAGGCTTCAACCGTGTGTAGTATGATGCTGGAAAAGAATGTTATTCCTGATGTAATTTCATATAGCAAACTTATTTCAGCTTATTGTCAGAACAGAGATATGCACAATGCTCACTTATGGTTCCTTGATATGGATGAAAGAGGACTTTCTGATGTCATTGTATACACTATACTGATGAATGGTTATTGCAAGGTTGGTCGGTTGCAAGAAGCATGTGACTTATTTGTTCAAATGATAAATTTAGGAATCAAGCCTGATGTAGTTGCATACACAGTGCTATTGGATGGCCACCTAAAGGAGACCCTACACCAAGGGTGGCAGGGTATCGCTAAGGAAAGGAGGATCTTTTTTCTTAGAACAAAGCATAAGACATTGCTGAGCTATATGAAAGACATGGAGATCGAACCTGATGTAACCTGTTACACAGTATTGATTGATGGACAGTGCAAAGCAGAATATCTAGATGAAGCACGTGAATTGTTTGATGAGATGTTAGCGAAAGGACTTACCCCTGATGTTTACGCGTACACAGCTCTTATAAATGGATACTGTAGCCAGGGAGAGATAGCTAAGGCTGAAGATCTTTTACAAGAAATGACAGATAAGGGAATGAAGCCAGATGTACTGACCTTTTCAGTATTACATCAGAGAACTTTGAGACATCGAAAGGCTCATTCATACTCATGATGTCCAATGGCTGTGTGTTAATGAATGCCATTTGGCTGAAGGAGGGTCATGCCAACAAAAAAGGTACTCCCTTTGTCCCAAATTAAATTTCGTTTTAGGTAATTAATTTATTCATATAATACTTGATGTATATGTTATCCTTATCCTTACTACTAATTAAGCACGGAGCGTGGGCGCCTGGCGCGGCCAATGCCCCCGCCTCGCGTCTCCATGGTGCTCCAGCCGCGACCACCCCCTCCCCTCGCTCCATTCGTGACCCAGCTCGTCGCCCCTGCCCCTTCCTAACTTGCTCAATCCGCGATTGcgaccgccgccgccccctgtccCTTCCTCCCCCGCTCCATCCACGACCGCCCCACCCTCCCACACCTCCCCACCGCCCCGTGCGCCCATGGCTCGCCAAGTCAGGAGCCAGTCCATGGACAGCCTCATCGGCAAGCTCGACTTCTCCGCCGGCGTGGCTGCGGCCAACAGCGGGGCCTTTCCGGGGCCCAAGAAGTTTAGCCTCGAGTTTGTGCGTCCTCTCGTTTTTGTGTGTCGTCAACACAGCTGTACACCATGCCGCCCCATCAACCTCCGTGCTCTGATTTCTCCGCTCACCCCCATCCCCTTCGCGTGCGATGCTCTCGGCGAAACTGCCGCCCACGGCCCCCATCTGGATCTGCGCGCGCCGCTCCCAGTCCCATCCCACGCCAACTGGTGAAACAGCCGCCCACGCCCCCATGCCAGATCCGCACGCGCCGCTCCCGGCCCCCTCGCCTCGCTCCGACCATCGCGCTCACAACGTCCCATCCCTGGCCAAAATTTCAGATCTCGCAACAATCGTGTTGATCCTCCCAATACCGCTGCCGCTGTCAACGCGGACGTCGACCTCAACCACTCGTGGATGGATACTACCGAGAAGGTTGTGATATATTTGGAGTAGAGTCTGCCATCATCGTACTATTCCTCGCGCCATCTAAGTTCAGAGTCGTCTTCCTCCTCATCGCTTTGCGGAGTGCTGTACCAACTGCACAGTACCTTCAATCCTCTGGTCAGCCTTTGAGACTTCAAGTTTTTCCATAGTGGTAGTAGCCGCTGCAAACACATCGTTGTTGACACCTTCGGCTATAACCGTCCCAGCGCCTGTTGCGACTTGCTCCTGTATCATATCACTTCCCTGCTCTGAAAAGTTGTTAATATGAGGTTGGATGGTCACAACCAAAGCACATATATCAGAGACGGTCATAGCATCTTCACTTTCTGCTGTATACTGCTTCAAATTCAGCCCATCACTTTGCACTGAAACGGCCTTGGGATGGTTGATAGCAGGTATTGGTACAATTTGTTTTTCAGGCGTAGTTTCCTCACTAGCTACTATGCACTGCTGCTCTGGCTTCTCACTTCGATGCTCTGGATTGATACCAGCAAGATGCACAGAATGACAGCCGATCAAGGACAGTGGAAGATGAGACAAGGTTGCACTAAGCCCTTCTGTCCTGGGAGGGGAATTGGTTACCCCCACTGACGAAAGAGATGCAAGCAAAGAAAAACTTGTTGTCTGCATAGGAACAGGGCCACCATTCTCTTGATTAGATGGTGAGGAACTGCTATTAACAGCGCTTGTTTGCTTCTTTATAACCTGATCACCATTATCATCCATTCTACTCTTTTTTTTAGCCATCATCATCTTTGTCTTGCTGCTCTTCACTCACCGGTAGCTCAATTGCTGGTTCAAAACAGTCAGGCTCAAAAAGCTACCAGAACCTACGTGTTTTGTGTTACTTCatatatcatgataacttatgtacaaaAATAAGTTATCGtgatatatgtttccgttgcaacgcacgggcactcacctagtatatatatatgtgtctagattcatcatcatttaTTCGAATATATA harbors:
- the LOC103641135 gene encoding pentatricopeptide repeat-containing protein At2g26790, mitochondrial; this encodes MILSRWLKCTAEWFRHSKDLSREVPSCNYSVLASVHHDDSSGDERLNYASDNEPIQKQQKSLSSYSVVQALRCLRRKPAVAFAYFKDIHSLGFNHDFSTYSEIIQILSHSFQGKMLVSLFCEILSGTANGDPEILTLIGHLSKTCATSHILSYAVNCLIKAYTNSHDVQETVEMFCHLCRLGFVPTLWACSFLIKFVSQSGDSDMVVRAYDQMKCFQLMLDTQSLNIVIRSFFEVNKAEESFQVWVRMIEMGMKPDAHGYSSFIIGLCDCGKYDLAYNMVSKYTVLHEITQERVAIESIAYNMVIDGLCKEMKLEEAEKVLDIKTRHGSTPDLYGYSYLIRSYCKMGNLEKVWHYIEAMVSHGIEINCYIVGYLLQCLKKLGMISEVIVHFQKFRDLGLHLDGVLYNIAMDAYCKLGNMNEAVKLLTEMMAGGLVPDKIHYTCLINGYCLKGEMENAWQVFEQMLKENVKPDVVTYNILASGYSRNGTVIKVYDLLEHMMNQGLEPNSLTYGVAITSFCRGGNLSEAEVLFNIVEEKGIDNIELLYSSMVCGYLHSGWTDHAHALFLRVAKQGNMVDQFSCSKLINGLCIDEKVEEASTVCSMMLEKNVIPDVISYSKLISAYCQNRDMHNAHLWFLDMDERGLSDVIVYTILMNGYCKVGRLQEACDLFVQMINLGIKPDVVAYTVLLDGHLKETLHQGWQGIAKERRIFFLRTKHKTLLSYMKDMEIEPDVTCYTVLIDGQCKAEYLDEARELFDEMLAKGLTPDVYAYTALINGYCSQGEIAKAEDLLQEMTDKGMKPDVLTFSVLHQRTLRHRKAHSYS